From Chelatococcus sp. YT9, a single genomic window includes:
- the efeO gene encoding iron uptake system protein EfeO yields the protein MRLNTLLAAAVLTASLGGTAFAQQNVSLELVEPIAEYKIYISEKLQKLVADTRIFTDAIKAGNVDKAKSLFAPTRMSYEAIEPIAELFSDLDAAIDSRADDYENGEKNPEFPGFHRLEYGLWEQNSAEGLAPIADKLMADVTALSQRITDMTLPPEKVVGGAAALMEEVAATKISGEEDRYSHTDLWDFKGNFDGSEKIFVLVRPLIEKNDPDFVRKVADNFGVVGTTLANYKSGEGYQSYDKLTEDDRKVLAGAVNTLAEDLSTLRGKLGLN from the coding sequence ATGAGATTGAATACTCTCCTCGCTGCCGCAGTATTGACGGCATCGCTCGGCGGAACTGCCTTTGCACAGCAAAATGTGTCGCTCGAGCTTGTGGAGCCGATTGCCGAATACAAGATCTACATATCCGAGAAGCTACAAAAGCTTGTTGCGGATACAAGGATATTCACCGACGCGATCAAGGCGGGCAACGTCGACAAGGCCAAAAGCCTATTCGCGCCGACCCGGATGAGCTATGAGGCGATAGAGCCCATCGCGGAACTGTTTAGCGACCTTGATGCCGCCATCGATTCGCGCGCCGACGACTATGAGAACGGTGAGAAAAACCCGGAATTTCCGGGCTTTCACCGCCTCGAATACGGCCTTTGGGAACAAAATTCCGCGGAAGGCCTTGCCCCCATCGCCGACAAGCTGATGGCGGACGTTACGGCGCTGAGCCAGCGGATCACGGACATGACACTCCCCCCCGAGAAGGTGGTAGGAGGAGCCGCCGCCCTCATGGAAGAGGTGGCGGCCACCAAGATTTCCGGTGAGGAAGATCGTTACAGTCATACCGATCTCTGGGACTTCAAAGGGAACTTTGATGGATCTGAAAAGATCTTCGTCCTTGTGCGTCCGCTGATCGAAAAGAACGATCCGGATTTTGTCAGGAAAGTCGCTGATAACTTCGGTGTCGTTGGCACGACACTCGCCAACTACAAAAGTGGCGAGGGCTATCAGTCTTATGACAAGCTCACCGAGGATGATCGCAAGGTGTTAGCCGGCGCCGTCAACACACTCGCTGAGGACCTTTCCACCTTGCGCGGGAAACTTGGGCTGAACTGA
- a CDS encoding autotransporter outer membrane beta-barrel domain-containing protein: MSVTMRVGGVHVCAGQTTKYSIAGRGGRRLNYLAGISASAIILAAGPALSQTVTIDSSSVPIKRVETGKKGSDAHTTGMWWWEETHPATAGAVGLTLDYRNNVIVNTTEKQRSIEIGSVGGQGGAGLKRDMEAAAGGAGGSVTFVQAASAKQTGDLDKDPTPLSLSSLLGVYSQGGRGGAGNLAIFEGHYELFASAGAGGAGGDVTVTHLSSIETFSRYLGGITVSSKGGAGGENGIVAEGGAQSPDAGQGGASGRAQLTIDKAASVTTHGTGAAAVVVESIAGNGSSADRGSDTAGGHAGNVTRVDKKPSIVLSSAGSVKTFGDYAPAFLLQSVGGEGGKGGITAVGGRGTEGGAGGAGGDIEATTSGSIETAGKYAYGLVAQSVGGTGGAGGSGVVYGGTGGNAGNAGRVTLTNSGTILTKGEGSAGMVAQSVGGGNAVQAFQSNLVKPPGGGGGAGGGSMFLVFSSGGTGGTGGNGDTVTVTNSNRIETQGKDALGIFAQSVGGGGGGGGDASAFGLLFTKALGGSAGGGGDGRAVTVNNIASASNAGSELGRGILTHGEGSSGIVAQSIGGGGGKGGSAEARSIGAQAAVAIALGASGGAGGSGDTVQITNGTSIETKRNNAHGIQAMSIGGGGGIAGASLAEAVSLGVIKQLPSVAVAVALGATGGKGGNGRDVTVNNAGQILTSGSDSFAISALSIGGGGGQGGFADAAASTLGGPSIASVNIAVGIGGSGGAGGSGGTVRVTNNATLKTTGDQATAILAGSIGGGGGAGGGADIAGYPLGTGKAAAVDVALGGSGGTGNTGGTVNLTNSRTIETGGFAANGMHAFSIGGGGGVGGAGVSKSSTRLPGNAGSIPASYGTSLAATVAVGGKGGTGGVGGAVDLTNSGTIETFGADARGILAQSIGGGGGLAASGHASTHTKIQGSFAIGGNGGSGNNGGLVTITNRSGAEIKTHGDGAFGVQAQSIGGGGGSGGTGSAGPEDDFTATLIKEAKAAGFRTTLLTLLPNFAKRWKISHSVPISVSYGQSVGGKGGAGGNGSTVTLNNAGNITTTGTGAAGLFAQSIGGGGGNGGASTTPGAKLVNVKVSLGGSGGAGGDGGSTTVTNSGEIQTGGVSGFGVLAQSVGGGGGLGVAGIDEGGSPFDPITLTAGGTGGAHGAGQRVIVDNTGSITTAKAEAHGVVAQSIGGGGGLILLNRRDVNAAADLKGVFNSGEKAFLKRYNIDVDAAIADAEAARRQTPTQAQAYKLELGGSDVKGNGGAVTVKSSGAIVTSGENAFGILAQSIGGGGGLVSGGYATTSTVSTTGRLGGVAGAQGSGDQVSVELGAASRIATTGTGATAIVAQSIGGGGGYSGALSTGTVSYTNFINSQSGALGRGGTVRVEMAGAASRTQITTTGANAHGIVTQSLGGGGGLLASTQGIVLPSLAPSGDVRAKGEQTGGAVTIDLRGSIDTAGVGSVGIFAQSGMQSPSGAVYDGSSTGQIAITFDGTINGGSGSGAAIKLDGGQANTLTFTKGAVITARSDQAIVSTHGQEIIENSGTVIGDVVLTQGTREINTFNNYADGIYRSAGRGIIDLGASGTFNNYGSFDVGGRNSIGVATFKGDFSQTNTGRLQVDVSSNRPAGQSRSDILRVDGAVTLGGTIEPYVVGGLQPETFRVATSTGSLAVLPDLKVEANPASPIRWEPNSAGKAVDITPEGVFKAPDGVELTPTENSALSYLQRIWDGGAISDGNAITFGNLANVTSVADYHEAIDSVSPDESASVAATQTLGAGVSMNMAMSCPVFAGTGTLLQETSCAWARVTGTWTRQSSSHDVTGFNQRAATYRLGAQHEFLKDWFLGGTIGYTHSNLSDSHGFSRTSGDALDVSLALKHQIGPWLLAASGHLGWGRYDTDRVLNIGPSLAASGGTSTVWTAAGRLRASYEITGGNWYLKPYADLDLMYTSMPGYSETGTGLTHLRFASAEQWNVAFTPAVEIGGRVDLSPTMWLRPYASVGVSFLAKDSMRVGVGFTDSLVPVQDFVTEVAMPGRLVNLTAGAQLFSGEGYDLRAEYKAGIGDKYLSQEVSARLSIPF, from the coding sequence ATGAGCGTGACCATGCGGGTCGGCGGCGTGCACGTGTGCGCGGGTCAAACAACCAAATATTCGATAGCCGGAAGGGGTGGTCGTCGCCTGAACTACCTGGCGGGCATCAGCGCATCGGCAATCATACTCGCTGCCGGCCCGGCTCTGTCGCAAACTGTTACGATCGATAGTTCGTCTGTGCCCATCAAGCGTGTAGAGACTGGCAAGAAGGGCAGTGACGCCCACACAACAGGAATGTGGTGGTGGGAAGAAACCCATCCGGCGACTGCGGGAGCGGTTGGGCTTACCCTGGACTATCGGAATAACGTCATCGTCAACACCACGGAGAAGCAGCGCAGCATCGAGATCGGCTCTGTCGGAGGACAAGGCGGTGCGGGCCTGAAACGGGACATGGAGGCCGCGGCGGGCGGCGCAGGTGGTTCGGTGACCTTCGTCCAGGCTGCCTCGGCAAAACAGACCGGTGATCTCGACAAGGATCCTACGCCGTTAAGCTTGTCGTCTCTCCTTGGGGTTTATTCGCAAGGTGGACGCGGGGGCGCGGGCAATCTTGCCATCTTTGAAGGTCACTACGAATTGTTCGCCTCCGCGGGCGCCGGGGGCGCTGGTGGTGATGTGACCGTCACGCATCTCTCGAGCATCGAGACGTTCTCGCGCTATCTCGGCGGGATCACCGTTTCATCGAAAGGCGGCGCGGGGGGCGAAAACGGCATTGTGGCTGAAGGCGGCGCACAGTCCCCCGATGCCGGCCAGGGTGGCGCAAGTGGTCGCGCGCAGCTGACGATCGACAAGGCTGCCTCGGTGACGACGCATGGCACCGGCGCCGCTGCTGTTGTGGTTGAATCGATCGCGGGTAACGGGTCCAGTGCCGACCGGGGAAGCGATACGGCCGGAGGCCATGCCGGCAATGTGACACGTGTCGACAAAAAACCGTCCATCGTTTTGTCGAGCGCGGGTAGCGTCAAGACGTTCGGCGACTACGCACCGGCTTTCCTCTTGCAGAGTGTCGGTGGGGAAGGCGGCAAGGGGGGCATCACTGCTGTCGGCGGGCGCGGCACTGAAGGTGGCGCAGGTGGCGCCGGCGGCGACATCGAGGCCACGACCTCGGGGTCCATCGAGACGGCCGGCAAGTACGCGTATGGTCTTGTCGCGCAGTCCGTCGGTGGAACGGGCGGAGCCGGTGGGAGCGGGGTCGTCTATGGCGGCACCGGTGGCAACGCGGGCAACGCGGGTCGCGTGACGCTCACAAATTCTGGCACCATTCTCACCAAAGGTGAGGGCAGCGCCGGCATGGTCGCTCAGAGTGTGGGCGGTGGCAACGCGGTCCAGGCCTTTCAGTCCAACCTCGTCAAGCCTCCTGGAGGCGGCGGCGGTGCGGGTGGCGGCTCGATGTTCCTGGTCTTCTCTTCGGGGGGAACCGGCGGCACCGGTGGCAACGGCGATACCGTTACGGTCACGAACTCCAATCGCATCGAAACCCAAGGCAAGGACGCGCTCGGTATATTCGCCCAGAGCGTGGGTGGCGGCGGGGGCGGCGGTGGCGACGCCTCAGCCTTCGGCCTGCTTTTCACCAAGGCATTGGGCGGCTCGGCCGGGGGCGGCGGAGACGGGCGAGCTGTCACCGTCAATAACATCGCAAGTGCCTCGAACGCGGGTTCCGAGTTGGGACGGGGCATTCTCACTCACGGTGAGGGGTCTTCAGGCATCGTCGCTCAATCGATCGGCGGGGGCGGCGGCAAAGGCGGTTCGGCGGAAGCGCGTTCAATCGGCGCACAAGCGGCTGTTGCTATTGCCCTGGGCGCGAGCGGCGGCGCCGGTGGCTCGGGGGACACGGTCCAAATCACGAACGGGACCTCCATCGAAACGAAACGCAACAACGCGCATGGCATCCAGGCGATGAGTATCGGTGGTGGCGGCGGTATTGCCGGCGCCTCCCTGGCGGAAGCGGTCTCGCTGGGCGTCATCAAGCAACTGCCCAGCGTTGCCGTCGCCGTTGCTCTCGGTGCGACCGGGGGCAAAGGCGGGAACGGCCGCGATGTCACTGTCAACAATGCTGGGCAGATCCTTACCAGCGGCAGTGATTCCTTTGCCATCTCTGCTCTGAGCATCGGAGGCGGCGGGGGCCAGGGCGGCTTCGCTGACGCCGCGGCATCGACGCTGGGCGGACCCAGCATCGCGAGTGTGAATATAGCCGTCGGAATAGGCGGCAGCGGTGGAGCGGGCGGTTCTGGGGGAACCGTCAGGGTGACCAACAATGCGACGTTGAAGACGACGGGCGATCAGGCGACAGCGATACTGGCCGGAAGCATCGGCGGTGGCGGCGGCGCTGGCGGCGGGGCCGACATCGCCGGCTATCCCCTTGGTACCGGCAAGGCTGCCGCGGTCGATGTGGCGCTCGGTGGGAGCGGCGGCACCGGCAACACCGGCGGCACAGTTAATCTCACCAACAGCCGAACCATCGAGACTGGGGGCTTTGCGGCCAATGGCATGCATGCTTTCAGCATCGGGGGTGGTGGCGGCGTCGGTGGTGCGGGCGTCTCGAAATCATCGACGCGTCTGCCTGGGAATGCCGGCAGTATTCCAGCTTCCTACGGCACGAGCCTCGCGGCAACCGTCGCCGTCGGCGGCAAGGGCGGAACCGGCGGTGTTGGCGGTGCGGTCGACTTGACGAATAGCGGTACGATCGAGACCTTCGGAGCCGATGCGCGCGGGATCCTGGCCCAATCCATCGGTGGAGGCGGTGGTTTGGCAGCCTCCGGCCATGCCAGTACGCACACCAAGATTCAAGGATCATTCGCCATTGGGGGGAATGGGGGAAGCGGCAACAACGGCGGACTCGTCACCATCACCAACAGGTCCGGCGCGGAGATCAAGACGCATGGTGATGGCGCGTTCGGTGTCCAGGCACAGTCGATCGGTGGTGGTGGTGGCAGCGGGGGGACAGGTTCGGCCGGACCGGAAGATGATTTCACCGCGACTCTGATCAAGGAGGCAAAGGCAGCAGGCTTCAGAACCACATTGCTGACGTTGCTCCCCAATTTTGCCAAACGCTGGAAAATCTCACACAGCGTGCCAATCAGCGTTTCCTATGGGCAAAGCGTCGGTGGCAAGGGCGGCGCGGGCGGCAATGGCTCCACAGTCACGCTGAACAACGCCGGAAACATAACAACCACGGGAACCGGAGCGGCGGGACTGTTTGCCCAATCGATCGGCGGGGGCGGCGGCAATGGCGGCGCCTCAACGACGCCCGGCGCCAAACTGGTCAACGTAAAGGTCAGCCTCGGCGGGAGTGGCGGGGCTGGCGGGGATGGCGGCTCCACAACCGTCACCAATTCCGGAGAAATCCAGACTGGCGGCGTCTCTGGTTTCGGGGTTCTTGCGCAAAGTGTCGGTGGCGGTGGTGGTCTGGGCGTGGCGGGTATCGACGAGGGTGGTTCGCCTTTCGATCCCATCACGCTGACGGCCGGAGGGACGGGTGGCGCCCATGGCGCCGGCCAGCGTGTGATCGTCGACAACACCGGCTCGATCACGACCGCAAAAGCCGAGGCCCATGGTGTCGTCGCCCAATCGATCGGCGGCGGCGGCGGGCTGATCCTTCTCAATCGTCGCGACGTCAACGCCGCGGCCGATCTGAAAGGCGTTTTCAACAGCGGCGAGAAAGCGTTCCTCAAGCGGTACAATATCGACGTCGACGCGGCCATTGCCGATGCCGAGGCCGCACGGCGCCAGACCCCCACTCAGGCGCAGGCCTACAAGCTCGAGCTTGGAGGCAGCGACGTCAAAGGCAATGGCGGAGCCGTAACGGTCAAGTCCTCTGGAGCAATTGTCACATCTGGCGAGAATGCGTTTGGCATCCTCGCCCAGTCGATCGGCGGCGGGGGCGGCCTCGTCAGTGGAGGTTATGCCACCACAAGCACGGTCAGCACGACGGGCAGGCTTGGCGGCGTCGCCGGCGCGCAGGGCAGCGGCGATCAGGTTTCGGTTGAACTCGGTGCGGCGAGCCGGATTGCGACAACCGGGACGGGTGCTACCGCGATCGTGGCGCAATCTATCGGTGGGGGTGGCGGCTATAGCGGTGCCCTCTCCACAGGCACAGTCAGCTACACGAACTTTATCAACAGCCAGAGTGGCGCTTTGGGCCGTGGTGGAACAGTTCGCGTCGAAATGGCAGGGGCTGCCAGCAGAACGCAGATTACCACAACGGGCGCTAACGCGCACGGAATTGTCACCCAGAGCCTTGGCGGCGGCGGGGGATTGCTCGCGAGTACGCAAGGCATTGTCTTGCCGTCGTTGGCTCCGAGCGGCGATGTGAGGGCCAAGGGTGAGCAGACGGGCGGCGCGGTTACGATTGATCTGCGTGGCAGCATCGACACGGCAGGCGTTGGCTCGGTCGGCATTTTTGCCCAAAGCGGAATGCAGTCGCCCTCCGGGGCTGTGTACGACGGCAGCTCAACGGGACAGATCGCCATCACGTTCGACGGCACGATCAACGGCGGTTCGGGCTCCGGTGCAGCCATCAAATTGGACGGCGGGCAGGCCAATACACTTACCTTCACAAAGGGCGCAGTAATCACTGCCCGTTCTGACCAGGCGATCGTCTCGACGCACGGCCAGGAAATCATAGAAAACAGCGGTACCGTCATTGGCGACGTGGTGCTGACGCAGGGTACGCGCGAGATCAATACCTTCAACAACTATGCTGACGGCATTTATCGCAGCGCCGGACGTGGGATTATCGACCTCGGCGCGTCAGGCACCTTCAACAACTACGGCAGTTTCGACGTTGGTGGCCGCAATTCTATAGGTGTCGCCACATTCAAAGGCGACTTCTCGCAAACGAACACCGGCCGCTTGCAAGTCGATGTGAGCAGCAATCGGCCCGCCGGGCAATCGCGCAGTGATATTCTGCGCGTCGATGGCGCCGTCACGCTCGGCGGGACGATCGAGCCGTATGTTGTCGGCGGGCTGCAGCCGGAGACTTTCCGGGTCGCGACATCGACCGGCTCGCTGGCAGTTTTGCCGGACCTCAAAGTTGAGGCAAATCCGGCCAGCCCTATTCGGTGGGAGCCGAATTCTGCGGGCAAGGCGGTCGATATAACGCCGGAGGGCGTCTTCAAGGCACCAGATGGGGTTGAGTTGACGCCAACCGAGAATTCGGCTCTGTCCTATCTCCAGCGGATCTGGGATGGCGGCGCGATTTCGGATGGCAACGCCATCACGTTTGGCAATCTCGCCAATGTCACCTCCGTAGCCGATTATCATGAAGCAATCGACAGTGTCTCCCCGGACGAGTCCGCGAGCGTCGCCGCGACGCAGACGCTGGGCGCCGGCGTATCCATGAACATGGCGATGAGCTGTCCCGTGTTTGCCGGCACGGGCACCCTTCTCCAGGAAACGAGCTGTGCCTGGGCGCGGGTGACGGGGACGTGGACGCGGCAATCCTCATCCCACGATGTCACCGGCTTCAACCAGCGCGCGGCGACCTACAGGCTCGGCGCGCAGCACGAGTTCCTGAAAGATTGGTTCCTCGGTGGCACGATCGGCTATACCCATTCCAACCTTTCTGACAGCCACGGCTTCTCACGCACATCGGGCGATGCGCTTGATGTCTCGCTTGCTCTCAAGCATCAGATTGGCCCATGGCTTCTTGCGGCATCCGGGCATCTCGGATGGGGGCGCTATGACACGGACCGCGTCCTGAATATCGGTCCTTCGCTCGCGGCATCAGGTGGTACATCAACCGTTTGGACGGCGGCGGGGCGGTTGCGGGCCAGCTACGAGATTACCGGGGGGAACTGGTATCTCAAGCCCTATGCAGATCTGGACCTCATGTACACATCGATGCCGGGCTACAGCGAGACCGGTACCGGGCTGACGCACTTGCGTTTCGCCTCAGCTGAACAGTGGAACGTCGCTTTCACACCGGCTGTCGAAATCGGAGGTCGCGTTGATTTGAGCCCGACCATGTGGTTGCGCCCCTATGCGTCGGTTGGGGTCAGCTTCCTGGCCAAGGACAGCATGCGCGTTGGCGTCGGCTTTACGGATTCTCTGGTTCCGGTGCAGGACTTCGTGACGGAAGTGGCAATGCCAGGGCGTCTCGTGAATCTCACGGCCGGCGCCCAGCTCTTCAGTGGTGAGGGGTACGACCTGCGCGCTGAATATAAGGCGGGTATCGGCGACAAGTATCTTTCCCAGGAGGTCAGCGCCCGCTTGTCGATACCCTTCTGA
- the efeO gene encoding iron uptake system protein EfeO: MSVEPKPSLVSSRLTSLAIAGAALLALGSGGIFFYATGKRQGGSASDLVKVEVGARACSPNELTLPAGRHTFEIHNASDRPVEWEILEGIMVLEERENIVPGLRQTLAANLKPGQYEITCGLLSNPRGKLTVTPNAASQAAAKIGPELKAFIGPLSEYKVFLALQGASLVKATEKLVTAIKAGDLDGARALYASARAPYRQAEATAMRWADLQAAIDPVADYLADREGDSNFTGYHRLEYGLFVENETAPLIPVAEKLLTDVNELKARLRSVKLLPDDVPGGAARLSRRLADGKIESGENAYAHNDLADLDASLTGITKMAGLVRPLIPDSSVELAHELDAQLEAARLSLDAHRIDNHYLAYDKVNGPSRKTIADAFRALADTLDKVSNRLTPG, translated from the coding sequence ATGAGCGTGGAACCCAAACCAAGCCTCGTTTCGTCGCGCCTTACGTCTCTGGCGATTGCCGGGGCGGCCTTGCTCGCTCTCGGGAGCGGCGGCATCTTTTTCTACGCAACTGGAAAACGGCAAGGCGGCAGCGCCTCCGACCTCGTCAAGGTGGAGGTTGGAGCGAGAGCCTGCAGTCCGAATGAGCTTACACTCCCCGCCGGCCGCCACACCTTCGAAATCCACAATGCCTCGGACCGTCCGGTCGAATGGGAGATCCTGGAAGGCATCATGGTTCTCGAGGAGCGGGAAAACATCGTCCCCGGCTTGAGGCAGACTTTGGCTGCCAATCTGAAGCCAGGCCAATACGAGATCACGTGCGGACTTCTCTCAAACCCACGTGGCAAACTCACCGTCACACCCAACGCCGCGTCGCAGGCAGCGGCCAAGATAGGGCCGGAGCTGAAGGCCTTCATCGGCCCGTTGTCCGAGTACAAGGTGTTTCTCGCCTTGCAGGGGGCAAGTCTCGTAAAGGCTACGGAAAAGCTCGTTACGGCCATTAAGGCGGGCGATCTTGACGGGGCCCGCGCGCTTTACGCATCAGCGCGGGCGCCATACCGCCAAGCGGAGGCGACCGCGATGCGGTGGGCTGACCTGCAGGCCGCTATCGACCCCGTTGCCGATTACTTGGCAGACCGCGAAGGGGACAGCAATTTCACCGGATATCACCGGCTCGAGTACGGATTGTTCGTCGAAAACGAGACGGCCCCGCTCATTCCCGTCGCCGAGAAGCTGCTGACCGATGTGAACGAGCTGAAAGCCCGGCTGCGCTCCGTGAAACTGCTGCCGGACGATGTGCCGGGCGGTGCCGCTCGCCTCTCACGACGCCTTGCCGATGGAAAGATCGAGAGCGGCGAGAACGCCTATGCGCATAACGACCTCGCCGACCTCGACGCAAGCCTGACCGGCATCACAAAGATGGCGGGGTTGGTGCGCCCGCTCATTCCTGATAGCTCCGTCGAGCTCGCGCACGAACTCGACGCGCAACTCGAGGCGGCGCGCCTGAGCCTCGATGCCCACAGAATAGACAACCACTATCTCGCCTACGACAAGGTGAATGGGCCGAGCCGCAAGACAATCGCCGATGCCTTCCGCGCCCTTGCCGACACACTCGACAAGGTCTCCAACCGCCTGACACCAGGATAG
- the efeU gene encoding iron uptake transporter permease EfeU has translation MRVRGSKTLAPFLVMLREGIEAALIVGIIASYLRQTGRSAWMPAVWIGILLAIAASFLAGAVLQFASAEFPQKAQELFEALVGLLAVGVLVSMVFWMRKAARSMKSELQRAVDGALQSGPGTGWPLVGMVFFAVMREGLESVFFLLAIFQQSPTPLAPLGALAGLLCAAAIGYLVYIGGMQINMRRFFTWTGIFILVVAAGILSSALRNLHEAGLWNLLQARAYDLSEILPVSSVTGTVLSGLFSYQEAPAVGEVFVYVAFLVVSLFFFLRESRASLPSTLARPAEEPGP, from the coding sequence TTGCGGGTAAGGGGGTCCAAAACGCTTGCTCCGTTTCTCGTCATGCTGCGCGAGGGCATCGAGGCAGCTCTGATCGTAGGCATCATCGCGAGTTATCTCCGGCAAACCGGCCGTTCCGCGTGGATGCCGGCTGTCTGGATCGGCATTTTGCTGGCCATCGCAGCTTCATTTCTCGCTGGCGCAGTGCTCCAGTTCGCCAGTGCGGAGTTTCCGCAGAAAGCTCAAGAGCTCTTCGAAGCCCTTGTCGGGCTCCTTGCCGTGGGCGTGCTCGTTTCGATGGTCTTCTGGATGCGCAAGGCGGCGCGTTCCATGAAGTCCGAACTCCAGCGTGCGGTCGACGGCGCTCTCCAGTCGGGCCCGGGCACCGGATGGCCTCTGGTCGGCATGGTCTTCTTTGCTGTGATGCGCGAGGGCCTCGAATCCGTATTCTTCCTGCTCGCGATCTTCCAGCAGAGCCCGACACCCCTTGCTCCGCTCGGCGCCCTCGCCGGCCTCCTATGCGCGGCCGCCATCGGCTATCTGGTTTATATCGGTGGCATGCAGATCAATATGCGTCGGTTCTTTACCTGGACGGGGATTTTCATCCTCGTCGTCGCGGCCGGCATCCTGTCGAGCGCTTTGCGCAATCTGCATGAAGCTGGGCTGTGGAATCTCTTGCAAGCCCGCGCCTATGACCTTAGCGAGATCCTGCCCGTCTCCAGCGTGACCGGGACCGTGCTATCCGGGTTGTTCAGCTATCAGGAAGCGCCCGCCGTGGGTGAAGTCTTCGTCTATGTCGCCTTTCTCGTCGTGAGCCTTTTCTTCTTCCTGCGGGAGAGCCGTGCGTCGCTGCCAAGCACCCTTGCGCGGCCGGCTGAGGAGCCTGGGCCATGA
- the efeB gene encoding iron uptake transporter deferrochelatase/peroxidase subunit, giving the protein MAGQDDSFSPQNGERRRFLLGMGATAGGALTTQTVYADNKTTPAQRHVTDAPVGDTSTDGRWPFYGEVQQGIVTPRPAAGMIASFDVIAKTVDDLESLFRTLTERLAFLTQGGRPPDVDPKFPPPDSGILGPIVRPDNLTATVSVGASFFAILEGLKVLKPRHLQRMTKFPNDALDASICHGDLALQFCANRPDTTIHALRDIMKTMSDKLVLRWKQEGSVPVIPPRADGRVESARNFLGFRDGSANPDANDDALMRRILWVDGYRGEPAWAEGGTYQAIRIIRNFVERWDRTPLGEQERIMGRRKASGAPFNGATEFDVPDYEGDADGTVTALDAHIRLANPRTPGSEDNLILRRPFNYSNGVTKSGQLEQGLLFICYQADLEAGFIAVQRRLNGEPLEEYLKPIGGGYFYVLPGARAPGDYLGRTLIEAARAGQSSPT; this is encoded by the coding sequence ATGGCCGGACAAGACGACAGCTTTTCCCCGCAGAACGGTGAACGCCGGCGCTTCCTACTTGGCATGGGAGCCACGGCAGGCGGCGCGCTGACGACGCAGACTGTCTATGCCGATAACAAGACTACCCCGGCCCAGCGTCACGTCACGGACGCGCCCGTGGGCGATACGTCAACGGATGGCCGCTGGCCGTTCTATGGGGAGGTTCAGCAAGGCATCGTCACGCCGCGGCCGGCGGCCGGTATGATCGCCTCCTTCGACGTGATCGCGAAGACTGTGGACGACTTGGAAAGTCTCTTCCGGACATTGACCGAGCGCCTCGCTTTCCTCACCCAGGGCGGCCGGCCGCCGGATGTCGACCCAAAGTTTCCGCCCCCGGACTCGGGTATTCTGGGACCGATCGTTCGACCGGACAACCTGACGGCGACAGTCTCAGTCGGCGCGTCGTTTTTCGCCATTCTTGAGGGGCTGAAAGTCCTGAAACCGCGGCATCTCCAGCGCATGACAAAGTTCCCCAATGACGCGCTGGACGCTTCGATCTGCCACGGCGATCTTGCCCTGCAATTCTGCGCTAACCGGCCGGACACCACTATTCATGCGCTGCGCGACATCATGAAAACCATGTCGGACAAGCTCGTGTTGCGCTGGAAGCAGGAAGGGAGCGTCCCCGTCATCCCGCCCCGCGCCGATGGCCGTGTCGAGAGCGCACGCAATTTCCTCGGCTTTCGCGATGGTTCTGCCAACCCCGACGCCAATGATGACGCATTGATGCGACGCATCCTGTGGGTGGATGGATATAGGGGCGAGCCCGCGTGGGCGGAGGGCGGCACCTACCAGGCCATCCGCATCATCCGCAACTTTGTCGAGCGATGGGACCGGACCCCTCTCGGTGAGCAAGAGCGTATCATGGGCCGCCGCAAGGCCAGCGGAGCACCATTCAACGGGGCCACGGAATTCGACGTGCCGGACTACGAGGGTGATGCGGACGGTACGGTGACAGCACTCGACGCTCACATCCGCCTCGCCAATCCGCGAACCCCTGGGTCGGAAGACAATCTGATCTTGCGGCGCCCTTTCAACTATTCGAACGGCGTGACGAAATCGGGGCAGCTGGAACAGGGTCTTCTGTTCATCTGCTATCAGGCCGACCTCGAGGCAGGCTTCATCGCTGTGCAGCGCCGCCTGAACGGCGAGCCCCTCGAGGAGTATCTCAAGCCTATCGGTGGTGGCTATTTCTATGTCCTACCCGGCGCGAGAGCGCCGGGAGACTACCTGGGCCGGACGCTTATCGAAGCCGCGCGTGCAGGCCAATCATCCCCGACGTGA